A region from the Flavobacteriales bacterium genome encodes:
- a CDS encoding glycosyltransferase family 9 protein — protein MKVLIIRFSSIGDIVLTSPVVRCLKLQRPDAEIHFLTKRVFADLVQHSPHIAKVHLLDDGLGSILPVLKNERFDAVVDLHNNLRTWRVKRALGLPSHSFPKLNWEKWLMVNLKADRLPKEHIVDRYLRTVNGLGVKNDGMGLDFFVPANSEVPLTAFPEPHRNGYTALCIGGGHATKRLPPHKLLALAREVQGPIVIIGGNEDSATAQRISTEIGPRVFDATGQFDLLGSASLIRQARSVVAHDSGAMHVAAAFNKPLVSVWGNTVPHFGMGPYMPQHKERAHVVEVMGLGCRPCSKLGYDKCPKGHFHCMEKQDIGRIAQLVNQ, from the coding sequence ATGAAAGTCCTCATCATCCGCTTCTCGTCCATTGGCGACATCGTGCTCACCTCGCCTGTGGTCCGTTGCCTGAAGCTGCAGCGTCCGGATGCCGAGATCCACTTCCTGACCAAACGTGTTTTCGCCGATCTGGTTCAGCACTCGCCGCACATCGCCAAGGTGCATCTGTTGGATGATGGGCTCGGTTCGATCCTTCCCGTGCTGAAGAATGAGCGTTTCGATGCGGTTGTGGACCTGCACAACAACCTGCGGACCTGGCGGGTGAAGCGTGCGCTTGGTTTGCCCTCCCACAGCTTCCCGAAACTGAACTGGGAGAAGTGGTTGATGGTGAATCTCAAGGCCGACCGGCTGCCGAAGGAGCACATCGTGGACCGTTACTTGAGAACGGTGAACGGCCTCGGGGTCAAGAACGACGGTATGGGCTTGGACTTCTTCGTTCCTGCCAACAGCGAGGTGCCGCTCACAGCATTCCCAGAGCCGCACAGGAATGGCTACACGGCACTATGCATCGGTGGTGGTCATGCCACCAAGCGCCTGCCGCCGCACAAACTGCTGGCACTGGCCAGGGAAGTGCAGGGTCCCATCGTCATCATCGGTGGGAACGAGGACAGCGCCACTGCGCAACGCATTTCCACGGAGATCGGACCGCGCGTGTTCGATGCAACCGGCCAGTTCGACCTCTTGGGCAGTGCCTCGCTCATCCGTCAGGCGCGCAGTGTTGTTGCTCACGATAGCGGTGCAATGCATGTGGCGGCAGCGTTCAACAAACCACTGGTGAGCGTGTGGGGCAACACGGTGCCGCACTTCGGTATGGGGCCATACATGCCGCAGCACAAGGAGCGCGCCCATGTGGTGGAAGTCATGGGCCTGGGGTGCAGACCGTGCAGCAAGCTCGGCTACGACAAATGCCCCAAGGGCCACTTCCACTGCATGGAGAAACAGGACATTGGACGCATTGCACAATTGGTCAACCAATGA
- a CDS encoding acyl-CoA thioesterase, whose translation MNMKSARPATDSYAETTNLVLPNDTNTLGNLFGGRLLEWLDISCAISAHRHCKRVVVTVAVNHVSFDRPIKLGDFVTIKSHVSRAFGTSMEVWADVWVEDQLTSERIKCNSAIYTFVAVDHGGHTATVPPVEPTNEEEQKRYDGALRRRQLRLILSGKMKPEEATELKALFE comes from the coding sequence ATGAACATGAAGAGCGCCCGACCGGCCACGGACAGCTACGCGGAGACCACCAACCTGGTGCTGCCCAACGACACCAACACCTTGGGCAATCTGTTCGGCGGGCGTCTGCTGGAATGGCTGGACATCTCGTGCGCCATCAGCGCCCACCGGCATTGCAAACGCGTGGTGGTCACCGTGGCCGTGAACCACGTGAGCTTCGACCGGCCCATCAAGCTCGGCGATTTCGTCACCATCAAGAGCCACGTGAGCCGTGCGTTCGGCACCAGCATGGAAGTATGGGCCGACGTGTGGGTGGAAGACCAGCTGACCAGCGAGCGCATCAAGTGCAACAGCGCCATCTACACGTTCGTGGCCGTGGACCATGGCGGACATACCGCGACGGTGCCGCCCGTTGAACCCACCAACGAAGAAGAACAAAAGCGCTACGACGGTGCCCTGCGCCGCCGCCAGCTAAGGCTCATCCTCAGTGGCAAGATGAAGCCCGAGGAAGCGACGGAGCTGAAGGCGTTGTTCGAGTAG
- a CDS encoding CopD family protein: MFSYEGQHVLHVFFTVGYFAGTFSTLWMIAQLKEAERKFDPDRGIITAQLSRMMRRTWLHIAWPSLIGMLLMGVLLIAKNSGLFMEPWMYTKTGLVALLIVHHSVTHGLWAKARAGELRWKSITVRLWNALAMLLLFALIYVVVRRGELGTLWGVLGGVMLATAVFLLVRKLRNGKSADGEKAA, translated from the coding sequence ATGTTCAGCTACGAGGGCCAGCACGTGCTCCATGTGTTCTTCACGGTGGGCTATTTCGCAGGCACGTTCAGCACACTGTGGATGATAGCCCAGCTGAAGGAGGCGGAGCGCAAGTTCGATCCCGACCGGGGCATCATCACGGCCCAGCTCTCTCGTATGATGCGGCGCACATGGCTGCACATCGCATGGCCATCGCTCATCGGCATGCTGCTGATGGGTGTTCTGCTGATCGCGAAGAACAGTGGGCTCTTCATGGAACCGTGGATGTACACGAAGACCGGGCTTGTCGCCCTGCTCATCGTGCATCACAGTGTCACTCATGGGCTGTGGGCGAAGGCGCGAGCTGGCGAACTGCGTTGGAAGAGTATCACCGTTCGCTTGTGGAACGCGTTGGCGATGTTGCTCTTGTTCGCGCTGATCTATGTGGTCGTTCGTCGCGGCGAGCTGGGCACGCTGTGGGGCGTGCTGGGAGGCGTGATGCTCGCGACCGCCGTGTTCCTGCTGGTGCGCAAGCTCCGCAACGGGAAAAGCGCGGACGGTGAAAAGGCAGCCTAG
- a CDS encoding SPOR domain-containing protein yields the protein MSIDQRIRELLFDHDCVIVPEFGGFLVQYKGARIDEARRLVHPPSKEVGFNKQLTRNDGLLVDSVAKQDDVRFEQARTQVAQQVEQWQRTLGHGGRVEVSGVGTFWTDTARNLRFEPDPHANFLKDAFGLRAVAASPIAKPVVVETLKEAVVRKLEPVLADEGTSASRNRPLLWAASAAAAVLVAVATFVLTPTTGNEQLGGWASWLQREAPGYVQRGTTPVIVEESGDENFSLPETLDSAVTVDVEPGVELVVAPIVLPDTTHVAVTPVTPRAKGLYHVMAGCFSVRGNADNLVAGLRGRGFDAGIIDQHRGLWRVAIGSFADERIAVEALVAARKEEAPGAWILHK from the coding sequence ATGTCCATCGACCAGCGCATCCGCGAACTGCTCTTCGACCACGATTGCGTGATCGTGCCCGAGTTCGGCGGGTTCCTGGTGCAGTACAAGGGTGCCCGCATCGACGAAGCACGCCGACTGGTGCATCCGCCCAGCAAGGAAGTGGGGTTCAACAAGCAGTTGACCCGCAACGACGGGCTGTTGGTGGACTCGGTGGCCAAGCAGGACGATGTGCGCTTCGAGCAAGCACGTACCCAAGTGGCCCAACAAGTGGAACAGTGGCAGCGCACGCTGGGCCATGGCGGCCGCGTGGAAGTCTCCGGCGTGGGCACCTTCTGGACCGATACCGCCCGGAACCTCCGCTTTGAACCGGACCCGCACGCCAACTTTCTGAAGGATGCGTTCGGGTTGCGGGCCGTGGCGGCATCGCCGATCGCCAAGCCGGTGGTGGTGGAGACGTTGAAAGAGGCGGTGGTGAGGAAGCTGGAGCCCGTCCTGGCCGACGAAGGCACTTCCGCATCGCGCAACCGTCCGCTGCTGTGGGCTGCTTCCGCGGCTGCAGCCGTGCTGGTGGCGGTGGCCACGTTCGTGCTCACCCCCACCACCGGCAACGAGCAATTAGGCGGGTGGGCAAGCTGGCTGCAGCGTGAAGCACCCGGTTATGTGCAGCGGGGTACAACACCTGTGATCGTGGAGGAATCGGGAGACGAGAACTTCAGCCTTCCCGAGACGCTTGATTCAGCAGTGACGGTGGATGTGGAACCCGGTGTGGAGCTGGTGGTGGCCCCGATCGTTCTCCCGGACACCACGCATGTGGCCGTGACACCCGTTACGCCGCGCGCCAAGGGTCTTTACCATGTGATGGCGGGCTGTTTCTCAGTGCGGGGCAATGCCGACAACCTGGTTGCCGGGCTGCGCGGACGCGGGTTCGATGCCGGCATCATCGACCAGCACCGGGGCTTGTGGCGCGTGGCCATCGGCAGCTTTGCCGACGAGCGCATCGCCGTGGAGGCTTTGGTCGCCGCTCGCAAAGAGGAAGCCCCCGGGGCTTGGATCCTGCACAAATAA
- a CDS encoding GIY-YIG nuclease family protein → MPSTRFHNYFVYILRCADGSYYTGVTNDLERRMLEHFEGVDRGCFTFSRRPVELAHYEWFNRVEQALAREKQLKGWSRRKKEALIAGDLRSLSLNSLAYSRRVFPPLHKGDI, encoded by the coding sequence ATGCCCTCCACCCGTTTCCACAACTACTTCGTTTACATCCTCCGATGCGCGGACGGCAGTTACTACACTGGTGTGACAAATGATCTGGAACGGCGCATGTTGGAACATTTTGAAGGCGTTGACCGCGGCTGTTTCACGTTTTCCCGAAGGCCCGTAGAGCTTGCCCATTACGAATGGTTCAACCGGGTCGAACAAGCGCTGGCCCGCGAGAAGCAGCTGAAAGGATGGTCCCGGAGGAAGAAAGAGGCATTGATAGCCGGTGACCTGAGATCTCTTTCCCTCAACTCCTTGGCTTACAGCAGACGGGTCTTCCCACCGCTTCATAAAGGTGACATCTAG
- the kdsB gene encoding 3-deoxy-manno-octulosonate cytidylyltransferase, with translation MDLLGIIPARYGSSRLPGKPLVDIGGKSMVQRVWEQAQASNALSRVVVATDDERIMDHVRVFGGEAVMTRTDHPSGTDRCHEALLLAGGRFDGVVNIQGDEPFVAPEQIGEVAAVLNGTAVDIATLVQVISDDREIDDPGEAKVVVDHAMNAVLFSRAPIPYLRNPDHRPRHQQFRYLKHVGLYAYRTEALARVVQLEPSPLERAESLEQLRWLEAGLRIRVGLTEHPSFCVDTPADLEEARRRVLSW, from the coding sequence ATGGATCTGCTCGGCATCATTCCCGCCCGATACGGCAGCAGCCGCTTGCCCGGCAAACCACTGGTGGACATCGGTGGCAAGAGCATGGTGCAGCGGGTGTGGGAACAGGCACAGGCATCAAATGCGCTTTCGCGCGTGGTGGTGGCCACGGATGATGAGCGCATTATGGACCATGTGCGCGTGTTCGGTGGGGAGGCCGTGATGACACGCACCGACCATCCGAGCGGAACGGATCGCTGCCACGAAGCCCTGCTCTTGGCCGGTGGCCGCTTTGATGGCGTGGTGAACATCCAGGGCGATGAACCGTTCGTGGCCCCTGAACAGATCGGTGAAGTGGCTGCCGTGCTGAACGGCACCGCTGTGGACATCGCCACGTTGGTGCAAGTGATCAGCGACGACCGCGAGATCGACGATCCCGGTGAAGCCAAGGTGGTCGTGGATCATGCGATGAACGCCGTACTGTTCTCCCGGGCGCCCATCCCCTACCTGCGCAACCCGGACCATCGTCCCCGCCACCAGCAGTTCAGATACTTGAAGCACGTGGGTCTTTATGCCTACCGGACGGAAGCTCTGGCGCGGGTTGTCCAGTTGGAACCCTCGCCACTGGAACGGGCCGAGTCCTTGGAACAACTGCGATGGCTGGAGGCTGGGCTCCGCATCCGGGTGGGGCTTACGGAGCATCCGTCCTTCTGCGTGGACACCCCGGCCGACCTGGAAGAGGCACGGCGGCGGGTTCTGTCATGGTGA
- a CDS encoding TonB-dependent receptor, with the protein MRICLFALCAFLVTTLTAQDAVLVGSVTDAETKEPLYGAGVSWAVGQGTSTDLDGTFRVVAPKGALTVTFSMIGYEPVQLTVTTVAGQDVTLDAGLKATAKQLDQVVVSAGKFKQRVGEVTQSLSVLPTELVRNKNNMKVSEALDQVPGVIIIDEDPQIRSGSGFSYGAGSRVMLLVDDLPVLSGDIGRAQWAFLPTENLEQIEVMKGASSVLYGSAALTGVINVRTAYPRLEPQTRVNVFAGMYDGPGHEPARWWDNNSPLFSGANFFHSRQFGRFDLVLGGNAWSDAGYVGPEPLPADSIGDPLRVGPGGYENRVRFNVATRYRSKKIKGLNYGINANAMKSRSTSVFIWDNGSDNILRPEPGTVTRTVGTQVYVDPYVNYFGARGTKHSLRGRWYRQIFDNDNGQSNASDFLYGEYQIQQKVDLLGEMNVTAGFSGQSTISNSELYSGNVEGNSTNTAVNASGYLQLDKKFFDRWMLSGGMRYEHFKVNDDTQEQPVFRAGTTFRFHKATYLRASYGQGYRFPTIGERFITTSVGQLNIYPNPGLQPEESWNLEGGLKQGFKIGNFSGYFDAVVFQQEYANYIEFTFGQWGAVTIDNFLGLGFRSTNTGNARVTGLELELAAKGKIGMVEVSTLIGYTKTKPVSTTPDFVYAEATQQGASFPASTYNNTSYTNVDNVLKFRVEEMFRSDVQMNYKRFGFGFSVRYNSHVRNIDVIFVNLDRSGQLATGVDQWMTDHNSGDWILDARVQWKLSEQVQASFIVNNISNEVYAIRPLSVEAPRSFQVMMTYAL; encoded by the coding sequence ATGCGGATCTGCCTCTTCGCGCTTTGCGCTTTCCTTGTCACCACCTTGACCGCGCAGGACGCCGTGCTGGTGGGTTCCGTTACCGATGCCGAAACCAAGGAACCCTTATACGGCGCCGGTGTTTCATGGGCCGTTGGCCAAGGCACCAGTACCGACCTCGATGGCACGTTCCGCGTTGTAGCGCCGAAGGGAGCGCTGACCGTGACCTTCAGCATGATCGGTTACGAGCCTGTGCAACTGACCGTGACCACCGTGGCAGGACAGGACGTAACGCTGGATGCCGGGTTGAAGGCCACGGCCAAGCAGCTGGACCAGGTGGTGGTGAGCGCCGGGAAATTCAAGCAGCGCGTAGGTGAAGTGACACAAAGCCTGAGCGTGCTGCCCACCGAACTGGTGCGCAACAAGAACAACATGAAGGTGAGCGAGGCGCTGGACCAGGTGCCGGGCGTCATCATCATCGACGAGGACCCGCAGATCCGCAGTGGCAGCGGGTTCAGCTACGGTGCGGGCAGCCGTGTGATGCTGCTCGTGGACGATCTGCCGGTCCTCAGCGGCGACATCGGCCGCGCTCAGTGGGCCTTCCTGCCCACGGAGAACCTGGAACAGATCGAGGTGATGAAAGGCGCGAGCAGCGTGCTCTACGGAAGCGCGGCGCTCACCGGCGTCATCAACGTGCGCACGGCCTATCCGCGCTTGGAGCCACAGACGCGCGTGAACGTGTTCGCCGGCATGTACGATGGCCCCGGGCACGAGCCGGCGCGCTGGTGGGACAACAACTCTCCGTTGTTCAGCGGCGCCAACTTCTTCCATAGCCGTCAGTTCGGGCGGTTCGATCTGGTGCTCGGCGGCAACGCATGGTCCGATGCGGGATACGTGGGCCCAGAACCACTGCCGGCGGACAGCATCGGTGATCCGTTGCGGGTGGGTCCCGGCGGTTATGAGAACCGCGTCCGCTTCAATGTGGCGACGCGTTACCGGAGCAAGAAGATCAAGGGCCTCAACTACGGCATCAACGCCAACGCCATGAAAAGCCGTAGCACCAGCGTGTTCATCTGGGACAACGGCAGCGATAACATCCTTCGCCCGGAGCCCGGCACGGTTACCCGCACCGTGGGCACGCAGGTGTACGTTGACCCGTACGTGAACTACTTCGGCGCGCGCGGCACCAAGCACAGCCTGCGCGGCCGCTGGTACCGGCAGATCTTCGACAACGACAACGGCCAGAGCAACGCCAGCGACTTCCTCTACGGCGAGTACCAGATACAGCAGAAGGTGGACCTGCTCGGCGAAATGAACGTGACGGCCGGCTTCAGCGGGCAGAGCACCATCAGCAACAGCGAGCTCTACAGCGGCAACGTGGAGGGCAACAGCACCAACACCGCAGTGAACGCCAGCGGTTATCTGCAACTGGACAAGAAGTTCTTCGACCGCTGGATGCTGAGCGGCGGCATGCGCTACGAGCACTTCAAGGTGAATGATGACACGCAGGAGCAACCCGTTTTCCGCGCAGGCACAACCTTTCGGTTCCATAAGGCCACCTACCTGCGCGCCAGCTACGGCCAGGGCTACCGCTTCCCCACCATCGGCGAGCGGTTCATCACCACCAGCGTGGGGCAGTTGAACATCTATCCGAATCCCGGTCTTCAGCCCGAAGAGAGCTGGAACCTGGAAGGCGGCCTGAAGCAAGGCTTCAAGATCGGCAACTTCAGCGGCTACTTCGATGCTGTCGTCTTCCAGCAGGAATACGCAAACTACATCGAGTTCACCTTCGGGCAGTGGGGCGCCGTCACCATCGACAACTTCCTCGGCCTGGGCTTCCGCAGCACCAACACCGGCAACGCACGCGTGACAGGTCTGGAACTGGAGCTTGCGGCAAAAGGGAAGATCGGCATGGTGGAGGTGAGCACCCTGATCGGCTATACCAAGACCAAACCCGTCAGCACCACTCCCGACTTCGTTTACGCCGAAGCCACCCAACAAGGCGCCAGCTTCCCGGCAAGCACGTACAACAACACGAGCTACACCAATGTGGACAACGTGCTGAAGTTCCGCGTGGAGGAAATGTTCCGCAGCGATGTGCAGATGAACTACAAGCGCTTCGGCTTCGGGTTCAGCGTGCGTTACAACAGCCATGTGCGCAACATCGACGTCATCTTCGTGAACCTCGACCGGTCAGGCCAGTTGGCAACGGGCGTGGATCAGTGGATGACGGACCACAACAGCGGCGATTGGATCCTCGACGCGCGCGTGCAATGGAAACTGAGCGAGCAGGTGCAGGCCTCGTTCATCGTGAACAACATCAGCAACGAGGTGTACGCCATACGCCCGTTGAGCGTTGAAGCGCCGCGATCGTTCCAGGTGATGATGACCTACGCGCTCTGA
- the dprA gene encoding DNA-protecting protein DprA, with protein sequence MDDRTLVHRIALSMLKGIGPVNARNLVAYCGGVDVLFTDKHIRRKLDSVPGIGAKLIGNILDRSVLQQAERELEYVRKHDVRVLFYLDDDYPKRLRNCEDAPVLLFAKGNTDLDAQRTVSIVGTRQPTEHGKLTCEQLVEELVPTGATIISGLAYGIDITAHRAALRHKLPTVASVAHGLDKCYPSEHAATARQMMRHGALVSELPSGSPFAPGNFPARNRIIAGLGDCTIVVESGPKGGSLITADIANSYDRDVMAIPGRVADTRSLGCNALIKQNKAALITGAEDIIKAMGWEERKKKAPKQSALFVDLSPEEQQLVEVLKKSGKAEIDELCLHSRMPQGKVAALLLNMEFNGVVKSLPGKVWALA encoded by the coding sequence ATGGACGACCGCACACTGGTGCACCGTATCGCGCTCAGCATGCTCAAAGGCATCGGCCCGGTGAACGCGCGCAACTTGGTGGCGTACTGCGGCGGTGTGGATGTGCTCTTCACCGACAAACACATCAGGCGGAAGCTTGATAGTGTACCGGGCATAGGTGCAAAGCTCATCGGCAACATCCTCGACCGGTCGGTGCTTCAACAGGCCGAACGTGAACTGGAGTATGTGCGCAAGCATGATGTGCGTGTGCTTTTCTACCTCGATGACGATTACCCGAAACGATTGCGCAACTGCGAGGACGCGCCCGTGCTGCTCTTCGCCAAAGGCAACACGGACCTGGATGCGCAACGCACCGTGAGCATCGTAGGCACCCGCCAACCCACCGAGCACGGCAAGCTCACCTGCGAGCAGCTGGTGGAAGAGCTGGTGCCCACTGGTGCCACCATCATCAGCGGACTGGCTTACGGTATAGATATCACCGCGCACCGTGCCGCGTTGAGGCACAAACTGCCAACGGTGGCCAGCGTTGCGCACGGCCTGGACAAATGCTACCCCAGCGAACATGCGGCCACCGCACGTCAAATGATGCGGCACGGCGCACTGGTCAGCGAACTGCCGAGCGGGTCACCGTTCGCTCCGGGCAATTTCCCCGCACGCAACCGCATCATCGCCGGCTTGGGCGATTGCACCATTGTGGTGGAAAGCGGGCCCAAGGGCGGTTCGCTCATCACGGCCGACATCGCCAACAGCTACGACCGCGATGTGATGGCCATTCCAGGGCGTGTTGCCGACACCCGCAGCCTCGGATGCAACGCCCTCATCAAGCAGAATAAGGCAGCGCTGATCACCGGGGCGGAAGACATCATCAAGGCGATGGGGTGGGAGGAACGCAAGAAGAAGGCCCCCAAGCAATCCGCGCTCTTCGTGGACCTGAGCCCGGAGGAGCAGCAGTTGGTGGAAGTGCTCAAGAAAAGCGGCAAAGCGGAGATCGACGAGCTCTGCCTTCACAGCCGCATGCCGCAAGGCAAGGTGGCCGCGCTGCTGCTGAACATGGAGTTCAATGGCGTGGTGAAAAGCCTGCCCGGCAAGGTGTGGGCGCTGGCGTGA
- a CDS encoding cytochrome C peroxidase: MRAKWMVIGAVVALCTAFLGAGYRENDAAYPTLFIERVTAVDKALEKALHTVDAQDPATENGRAIILASLHEARLAVKRADLWLRYLDPVGYRSINGPLPVEWESEAYEKNGRPHKRTGAGLILAELHMTDEEHPTREALRSLLAPAQEAVQRYKGLSAKLAQPDHFLFCERLQILNLAAIYTTGFECPDADRLVPELEALLSAGLEAHAAFNATYPSTPITPEHQRLYSAALEFVQAAPNDADAFDRYTFLRNHVAPLYRSVQDMIARYGVRSSSTVDYALSPTERELFSKGLYSAQDGKGVFAQVTDAADLKRLEELGRQLYFDPLLSGNGQRSCASCHSSAMAFTDTTRATPIVFDHQGTLDRNAPTLINADLNHLLMHDGRHAHLRAQAHAVISDAREMGGEMTAVIDRVQRSPEYVKGFTPLLKYTPRLTGIGPHHVLSAITYFYTRQSTGLSPFDRAMQGKAAAPAEVVHGFNLFMGKAECATCHFVPHFNGVKPPYGSNEFEVIGTPADTAYTALSEDRGRFDALPEPEMDHAFRTGGLRNIARTAPYMHNGVFRTLRQTIDHYNNGGGAGRGLDVPNQTLSSDSLHLSETEKRALEAFMISLNEDLPVVTVPVKLPACTAESMARRKVGGEY, encoded by the coding sequence ATGCGTGCGAAGTGGATGGTCATCGGAGCGGTGGTGGCGCTGTGCACTGCGTTCCTCGGCGCCGGTTACCGCGAGAACGACGCGGCCTACCCCACACTTTTCATTGAACGCGTTACCGCTGTGGATAAAGCGCTGGAGAAGGCGCTGCACACCGTGGATGCGCAAGATCCGGCCACGGAGAACGGGCGCGCCATCATCCTGGCTTCACTGCACGAAGCGCGTCTAGCCGTGAAGCGCGCCGATCTCTGGTTGCGCTACCTCGATCCGGTCGGGTACCGCTCGATCAATGGTCCATTACCGGTGGAGTGGGAGTCTGAAGCGTACGAGAAGAACGGACGCCCGCATAAGCGGACCGGTGCGGGCTTGATCCTGGCCGAGCTTCACATGACCGATGAAGAGCATCCGACCCGTGAAGCCCTTCGCTCGCTCCTGGCCCCTGCCCAAGAAGCTGTACAACGCTACAAGGGTCTGTCGGCCAAGCTGGCCCAGCCTGACCATTTCCTTTTCTGCGAACGACTGCAGATCCTCAACCTGGCCGCCATTTACACCACAGGCTTCGAGTGCCCGGACGCCGACCGGCTGGTGCCCGAGCTGGAAGCCTTGTTGAGCGCGGGACTGGAAGCGCATGCGGCCTTCAACGCCACCTACCCCAGCACGCCGATCACACCTGAACACCAACGCTTGTACTCGGCCGCATTGGAGTTCGTGCAAGCCGCGCCGAACGATGCTGACGCCTTTGACAGGTACACCTTCCTGCGCAACCATGTGGCACCGTTGTACCGCTCCGTGCAGGATATGATAGCTCGCTACGGCGTGCGCAGCAGCAGCACGGTGGACTATGCACTGAGCCCCACCGAGCGCGAGCTCTTCAGCAAAGGGCTCTACAGCGCACAGGATGGCAAGGGCGTGTTCGCGCAGGTGACGGATGCTGCAGACCTGAAGCGCTTAGAAGAGCTCGGACGCCAGCTCTACTTCGACCCGCTCCTTTCCGGGAACGGACAGCGCAGCTGTGCCTCGTGCCATTCCTCAGCGATGGCCTTCACCGACACCACGCGTGCTACGCCCATCGTGTTCGACCACCAAGGCACCCTGGACCGCAACGCGCCCACGCTCATCAACGCCGACCTGAACCACTTGCTGATGCACGATGGCAGGCACGCGCACTTGCGCGCACAAGCACATGCGGTGATCAGCGATGCGCGCGAAATGGGCGGCGAAATGACCGCCGTGATCGACCGCGTGCAGCGCAGCCCCGAGTACGTCAAGGGCTTCACACCGCTGCTCAAGTACACACCCAGGTTGACGGGGATCGGACCGCACCACGTACTCTCCGCCATCACCTACTTCTACACCCGGCAGAGCACCGGCTTATCGCCGTTCGACAGGGCCATGCAGGGCAAGGCGGCGGCACCGGCGGAAGTCGTGCACGGGTTCAACCTGTTCATGGGCAAGGCCGAGTGCGCCACCTGCCATTTCGTGCCGCACTTCAACGGGGTGAAACCGCCGTACGGCAGTAACGAGTTCGAAGTGATCGGCACGCCGGCCGATACGGCCTACACCGCGCTCAGCGAGGACCGCGGTCGTTTCGATGCGCTGCCGGAACCGGAAATGGACCATGCCTTCCGCACCGGTGGCCTGCGGAACATCGCACGCACGGCGCCCTACATGCACAACGGCGTGTTCCGCACGCTGCGGCAAACGATCGACCACTACAACAACGGTGGCGGTGCCGGGCGCGGGCTCGATGTGCCGAACCAGACGCTTTCCAGCGATAGTCTCCACCTGTCCGAAACGGAAAAGCGCGCGTTGGAAGCTTTCATGATCTCCTTGAACGAGGACCTGCCGGTCGTCACCGTTCCCGTGAAACTACCCGCATGCACCGCTGAGAGCATGGCACGCCGGAAGGTGGGCGGCGAGTACTGA
- a CDS encoding DUF2752 domain-containing protein, translating into MEQHLLPCFYKQYFGVDCPGCGMQRSMVALLEGNFSESFHLFPALVPMMVMLGFLALHLVFKFERGGTWLKYMFIGVAAIVTVNYVWKMVCAQ; encoded by the coding sequence CTGGAGCAGCACTTGTTGCCGTGCTTCTACAAGCAATACTTCGGCGTTGATTGCCCGGGTTGCGGCATGCAACGATCAATGGTCGCTCTGCTGGAGGGCAACTTCTCCGAGAGTTTCCACTTGTTCCCTGCGTTGGTCCCGATGATGGTCATGCTGGGCTTCCTCGCCCTGCACTTGGTGTTCAAGTTCGAGCGGGGCGGCACCTGGTTGAAGTACATGTTCATCGGTGTAGCGGCCATCGTTACGGTGAACTATGTGTGGAAGATGGTGTGCGCGCAGTAG
- a CDS encoding type II toxin-antitoxin system RelE/ParE family toxin: MEILAYWVERNGSTLYSEKLDGMFRSALRLIASQPKIGRPTSDPDVRVKTVGDHLIFYSATSNAVHVLTLWHVRRNPADRPF, from the coding sequence TTGGAGATCCTGGCTTATTGGGTCGAGCGCAATGGCTCAACGCTTTACAGCGAAAAACTCGACGGCATGTTCCGTTCCGCCCTCCGGCTCATCGCCTCCCAACCGAAGATCGGGCGACCGACAAGCGACCCTGACGTTCGAGTGAAGACCGTAGGAGACCATTTGATCTTCTACAGCGCCACGTCGAACGCCGTGCACGTCCTCACACTTTGGCACGTTCGGCGCAACCCGGCAGACAGGCCCTTCTGA